One stretch of Cystobacter fuscus DSM 2262 DNA includes these proteins:
- a CDS encoding Ig domain-containing protein, with translation MSRWVPGAALRLSLFVSLLPSFLLSTSACVFVPDLSRFPPCDDQGGCPAGSSCLGPERICLPDCGARGPCLPEVPAGDDGGTPPPAQQGDAGVDPLLLEEETLGDGVEGVDYAFQFRARGGTPPYTFSTRGELPPGLRLDGGILSGKPTTTGEFQFTLGLVDREARSTERAFSVRIHAPLILAGPGVLADFPKGETYTEQLSALGGRSPYRFELVQPNSLPAGLVLSANGYVQGKSSATGNSFDVRVTDDARPPQTVTLLLQLTASSCSLTCIRTRSVPAGKVGVSYDYSMQITSPYSGNWKVEPGGVLPPGIALDSSTGRLSGTPTATAKGNSYDFTLSRTDLFDTVKSPPLRLQVH, from the coding sequence ATGAGCCGGTGGGTGCCAGGAGCGGCGTTGCGCCTCTCGTTGTTCGTCTCGTTGCTCCCCTCGTTTCTCCTTTCCACGTCCGCGTGCGTCTTCGTGCCGGACCTCTCGCGCTTTCCCCCCTGTGATGACCAGGGAGGGTGTCCGGCGGGCTCCTCGTGCCTCGGCCCCGAGCGCATCTGCCTGCCGGACTGTGGTGCGCGGGGGCCGTGCCTCCCCGAGGTACCGGCGGGAGACGACGGAGGCACACCTCCCCCGGCGCAACAGGGCGACGCGGGAGTCGACCCCCTCCTGCTCGAGGAGGAGACCCTGGGCGATGGCGTGGAGGGGGTGGACTACGCCTTCCAGTTCCGGGCCCGGGGCGGCACGCCGCCCTACACCTTCTCGACCCGGGGCGAGCTGCCTCCGGGCCTGCGGCTCGATGGGGGCATCCTGTCCGGCAAGCCGACGACGACGGGGGAGTTCCAGTTCACGCTCGGGCTGGTGGACCGGGAGGCACGCTCCACCGAGCGCGCGTTCTCCGTGCGCATCCATGCTCCCTTGATCCTGGCCGGACCGGGCGTGCTCGCGGACTTCCCCAAGGGGGAGACCTATACGGAACAGCTGTCGGCGCTGGGAGGCCGGTCGCCCTACCGCTTCGAACTCGTGCAGCCCAACTCACTCCCCGCGGGCCTCGTCCTGAGCGCCAACGGGTACGTCCAGGGAAAATCGAGCGCCACGGGCAACTCCTTCGACGTCCGGGTGACGGATGACGCCCGGCCTCCCCAGACGGTCACCCTCCTGCTGCAACTCACCGCCAGCTCCTGCTCGCTCACCTGCATCCGCACCCGCTCCGTGCCCGCGGGGAAGGTAGGCGTGAGCTACGACTACTCCATGCAGATCACCTCCCCCTACTCCGGCAACTGGAAGGTGGAGCCCGGTGGAGTGCTCCCTCCGGGCATCGCGCTCGACTCGTCCACGGGCCGGCTCTCCGGCACTCCCACCGCCACCGCGAAGGGCAACAGCTACGACTTCACCCTCTCCCGCACGGATCTCTTCGACACCGTGAAGTCCCCGCCTCTGAGGCTCCAGGTCCACTGA